The following proteins are co-located in the Alcaligenes faecalis genome:
- the radC gene encoding DNA repair protein RadC, which translates to MSSFNTSILPIAPSVYAQAAPEPAQLHVADAHGHYVLATPGQILEAAREAIVSLVPSGTSMSTPSIAERYAVARLAGLEHEVFAVFFLDNQLRLIQYRELFQGTLNQTAVYPREVVKEVLKNNAGAVILVHNHPSGKLEPSQVDRQLTERLKKALELIDVRVLDHLIVGPSADTTSYSFAEHGDL; encoded by the coding sequence ATGTCTTCTTTCAATACGTCGATTTTACCCATCGCGCCGTCTGTATACGCTCAGGCAGCGCCTGAACCCGCGCAATTGCATGTTGCTGATGCGCATGGGCACTACGTGTTGGCGACTCCAGGGCAGATATTGGAGGCCGCACGTGAGGCGATTGTGTCTTTAGTGCCTTCGGGAACTTCCATGTCAACGCCGAGCATTGCGGAACGCTATGCCGTCGCTCGTTTGGCTGGCCTAGAACACGAGGTTTTCGCTGTCTTCTTTTTAGACAACCAGCTTCGCTTGATCCAGTATCGGGAATTGTTCCAAGGCACCCTGAATCAAACGGCTGTCTATCCTCGTGAGGTCGTTAAAGAGGTGCTCAAAAACAATGCTGGCGCGGTCATTTTGGTTCACAACCATCCAAGCGGAAAGTTAGAGCCTAGCCAGGTAGACCGCCAACTTACTGAGCGGCTTAAAAAAGCATTGGAGCTGATCGATGTAAGGGTTCTGGACCATTTGATCGTCGGGCCTTCAGCCGACACCACTAGCTATTCGTTCGCTGAGCACGGCGACCTGTAA
- a CDS encoding DUF6094 domain-containing protein — protein MALLFTRLARNFVKAGYYPTDDETLQRIQHFLMPASRPMRLLDPCCGEGAALADIRLGLQERAGEVSVSIEALGVEFDKERAWHAKSLLDRVIHADLHDVVVKARSIGLLFLNPPYGFGISDAANMANADADKAERLERTFLKKTASFLAEGGVLIYIIPYYALDAEIRAFLARNFDNLRFFMAPEQQFKQCVIFGTKIRSTHPRKSVLDWLAQAQAGEFVDQVLPEVWDDEPYQVPAADTELDFHAVRIDAAQLKDELNTWKQSLLWQGFDVHFSQVRTNHRRPLRTMTQWHLALALAAGQVTGCIESKDGRIFLIKGDTFKKKERIQNLEVDEKGNVSETITMLDKFVPTINAIEFTADHRLGQIVKIS, from the coding sequence ATGGCGCTTTTGTTCACCCGCTTGGCTCGCAACTTCGTCAAAGCCGGGTACTACCCGACCGATGATGAGACTTTGCAGCGGATTCAACACTTCCTCATGCCAGCATCAAGACCTATGCGATTGCTTGACCCATGTTGTGGGGAAGGTGCGGCGCTGGCTGACATTCGTCTTGGCCTACAGGAGCGGGCTGGTGAGGTTTCAGTAAGCATTGAGGCTCTGGGTGTTGAGTTTGATAAAGAACGTGCCTGGCACGCGAAAAGCCTCTTGGATAGGGTTATTCACGCGGACCTTCATGACGTTGTGGTTAAGGCTCGCAGTATTGGCCTACTGTTTCTGAATCCTCCATACGGGTTTGGAATCAGTGATGCGGCGAACATGGCCAACGCCGATGCTGACAAAGCCGAGCGTCTGGAGCGTACGTTCTTAAAGAAAACGGCATCATTTCTGGCTGAGGGTGGGGTGCTTATCTACATCATTCCGTACTACGCCTTAGATGCTGAGATTCGGGCATTTTTGGCCCGTAATTTCGACAATTTGCGGTTTTTTATGGCCCCCGAGCAGCAATTCAAACAATGTGTGATCTTCGGGACCAAAATCCGGAGTACACATCCACGTAAAAGCGTTCTTGATTGGCTTGCGCAGGCTCAGGCCGGAGAGTTCGTAGATCAAGTATTGCCAGAGGTCTGGGATGATGAACCCTACCAGGTGCCAGCAGCTGATACGGAGCTTGACTTTCATGCGGTGCGAATCGATGCCGCTCAATTGAAAGACGAGCTCAATACATGGAAGCAGAGTCTATTATGGCAAGGCTTTGATGTTCATTTCTCTCAGGTGCGGACCAATCACAGAAGACCGCTTCGTACGATGACTCAATGGCACCTGGCGCTTGCGCTGGCGGCCGGCCAGGTGACTGGCTGCATTGAATCGAAAGACGGCCGGATTTTTCTGATAAAGGGGGATACCTTTAAGAAGAAAGAACGTATCCAGAACCTGGAGGTGGATGAGAAAGGGAATGTCTCAGAGACCATCACGATGCTGGATAAGTTTGTGCCTACTATCAATGCAATTGAATTTACTGCCGATCATCGGCTTGGTCAGATAGTTAAGATCAGCTGA